TGGTGTTCGTCCCCATGGGTCCGGCGGCGAACACCCTGGTGCCCCCGGAGACGGCGGGGTGCGGGATGCCGTCCTTCAAGGGGCTTGCCGTGGAGGTGATCCCGCAATGAAAGAGATCAACAATGCTGTCTGCACCTTCTGCGGTTGCCTCTGCGACGATATCGCCGTGGTCCTGGGTGATGACGGCGGCGTGCGGGTGAAGGGCGCCTGCACCAACGGGAAGGGGCACATCGAGGGCTACGACGCCGCACCGGTCTCTCCCATGGTCCGGGGGGAGCCTGTCTCCTGGGACCAGGCACTGGACGAGGCCGCGGCGATCCTCGGTGACGCCGAAAGCCCGCTGATCTACGGCCTCAGCTCCACGGCCTCGGAGGCCCAGCGGAGATGCGTGGCCCTGGCCGACCGGATCGGTGCGGCCATCGACACCACCTCCTCGGTCTGCCACGGTCCCACGGGGATCGCCATGCAGAACTTCGGCGAGCCCACCTGCAGCCTCGGCGAGGTGTTGAACCGGGCGGACCTGCTGCTCTTCTGGGGCTGCAACCCCGCCGTGGCCCACACCAGGCACTTCACCCGCTACTCGCTGATGCCCAGGGGACGGTTCACCCCCAGGGGGAGGAAGGACCGGAGGATGATCCTCGCGGATGTCCGGCGGACACCCAGCGCGAACGCCGCCGACCGCTTCCTGCAGGTGGAGCAGGGGAGCGACTACGAGGTGCTGGGTGCCTTGCGGGCGCTGGTGCAGGGGAAAAGGGTCCGTGCCGATTCGGTGGGCGGCGTGCCCCTGGAGGAGCTCGGCGCCCTGGCCGAGGAGCTCGGGAGCTGCCGCTACGGTGCGGCCTTCTTCGGCATGGGGCTCACCATGACCTCCGGGCGGGATCTCAACATCGGGCAGTACTTCTCGCTGGTCCGTGATCTCAACGCCCACACCCGTTTTTCGGTGGTCGCCCTGCGGGGCCACGGCAACGTGGCCGGCGCCGATGCGGTGATGACCTGGCAGACCGGCTACCCCTTCGCCGTCAGCCTGGCCGGCGGCGTGCCCACCTACGGAC
Above is a window of Synergistales bacterium DNA encoding:
- a CDS encoding formylmethanofuran dehydrogenase subunit B, with the protein product MKEINNAVCTFCGCLCDDIAVVLGDDGGVRVKGACTNGKGHIEGYDAAPVSPMVRGEPVSWDQALDEAAAILGDAESPLIYGLSSTASEAQRRCVALADRIGAAIDTTSSVCHGPTGIAMQNFGEPTCSLGEVLNRADLLLFWGCNPAVAHTRHFTRYSLMPRGRFTPRGRKDRRMILADVRRTPSANAADRFLQVEQGSDYEVLGALRALVQGKRVRADSVGGVPLEELGALAEELGSCRYGAAFFGMGLTMTSGRDLNIGQYFSLVRDLNAHTRFSVVALRGHGNVAGADAVMTWQTGYPFAVSLAGGVPTYGPGEFTAVDMLSRREADAALVVASDPGAHFPAGAVRGLEGIPRVVMDPVVSLTAQDATVYLPTAQYGVDAEGTYYRMDGVPIRTRAFRERLRPTDEEVFDGVLERLHGGRVESTTPIEEVQR